AATGCCATGCTGCCGCCCGATGCCATGCGGCAGAAGCGTGATATCGATGCGTTCGATGAGATCTGCGATCATCTTCTGGTGCTGGACCACGCTATCGAGGGTGATCCGGAAGATCAGATCGTCGGCACATATCGGCTGCTGCGTCATGAAGTGGCGCTGGCGAATTTCGGCTTCTATTCCGCCTCGGAATTTGCGCTGGACGATCTCATCGCCCGACATCCCGACAAGCGCTTCATGGAGCTTGGCCGTTCCTGTGTCCTGCCGAATTATCGCACCAAGCGGACGGTAGAATTGCTCTGGCAGGGAAACTGGGCCTACGCGCTGCGCCACAATATGAGCGCCATGATCGGCTGCGCCTCTTTTCCAGGCGTGCAGCCGGAACAGCATGCGCTGGCTCTGTCCTTTCTGGCGCAGAATGCCGAAGCCCGTGGCGAATGGGCGGTTCGTGCCCGCCCGGAACTGTTCTGCCCCATGGACCTGATGCCATCCGAAATCGTCAATGCCCGCAAGGCACTGTCCGCCATGCCGCCGCTGGTCAAGGGTTACCTGCGTCTCGGCGCCATGATTGGTACCGGTGCCGTGGTCGACCATGCCTTCAACACCACCGATGTGCTGATCGTTCTGCCGATCACCAGCATTTCCGATCGCTACGTGAATTATTACGGTGCCGATGCCGGGCGGTTTGCGAGCTAGGCTATATCAGGAAAGCCGAAGCCCGGCTTTCTCGAAAAGATCGCTTTCAGTAAAGAAAGCTGGAAACTGTCCGGTTCAGGTTGAACATGGCGATTCCTGTCGAAGGTGTCTGTTTGCTGAAACGCAGGACGCTGTAGATTTTGCCAGCCGTTGATCGTTTGGCATTTCCATTGGTTGCTCGGGCGGGATGACGAGGTCGGCCAATTGCCGTTGCGAGAGACCCACCAAATCTGGATGCAGAAGTGGATCTTTGCTCGCGGCGTAATTGCAGGCATCCGAAGATCCTAACCTTGAGAAAAACCTCCAGATAATCTTCATGGTTACATCCTTTGCCGTGCTGTATCAGGCCTTCAAAGGCTAGAGAGTTCTCTGCTATCGGCAATTGAGATTTTTGGGCGGTGCCTATAGATTTCCTGGATGAGCAAACTCAATTTGGTGCATCTCAATGGATTGCGGGCCGTGGAGGCTGTTGGTCGGCTAGGCTCTCTGCAAGCGGCTGCCAGCGAACTTGGCGT
The Allorhizobium ampelinum S4 genome window above contains:
- a CDS encoding GNAT family N-acetyltransferase; amino-acid sequence: MTVELLDRAVTPETERSSGAVSGPAGDVLGRIGTLETRLARNAREIDAAQAVRYRVFVEEMNAMLPPDAMRQKRDIDAFDEICDHLLVLDHAIEGDPEDQIVGTYRLLRHEVALANFGFYSASEFALDDLIARHPDKRFMELGRSCVLPNYRTKRTVELLWQGNWAYALRHNMSAMIGCASFPGVQPEQHALALSFLAQNAEARGEWAVRARPELFCPMDLMPSEIVNARKALSAMPPLVKGYLRLGAMIGTGAVVDHAFNTTDVLIVLPITSISDRYVNYYGADAGRFAS